Proteins from a single region of Acidobacteriota bacterium:
- the thiS gene encoding sulfur carrier protein ThiS, whose amino-acid sequence MKVTVNGESRELAADVSLLQMLRELELPTARVAIELNREVVRKRDWDSITIKDADRIEIVHFVGGG is encoded by the coding sequence ATGAAAGTCACGGTCAACGGCGAATCGCGCGAACTCGCGGCGGACGTTTCCTTGCTCCAGATGCTCAGAGAACTTGAACTGCCGACCGCGCGGGTCGCGATCGAACTTAACCGCGAGGTCGTCCGCAAAAGGGATTGGGATAGCATCACAATAAAGGACGCGGATCGTATCGAGATCGTCCACTTCGTCGGCGGAGGCTAG